ATGATTTAAGTAAAGTTGCCGGTAAGACTAGAGGTTGGATGTGTAAAAGTGAGGATTTGGAAGAAATCGAAAAAATTTTAGCTATTACAGAAACACATGAAAAACAAAATAAAATAATGGAATCAATGAAAAGAAAAACTAGTGATAAAATACCAAACCTTTATGATAACTTGGAATTAAGTTTTTCAAAATAATATTGAACATTACAATAATCTTTTTTTATAATCTTTTTTTTTAATTAGACCTTCTCCATGTATTTCCACATTTAGTACAACGATAAAATCTCGTCTCTGCTTCATCTGAGTGATGCATCTGAACCATCCACCATTCTAATTCCCGATTACCACAACGATAACATAACCCTTTTGTGGTAGGTAATGTATTAACTTTATCTCCTGTTACTACAATA
This genomic interval from Candidatus Methanosphaera massiliense contains the following:
- a CDS encoding transcription factor S; translation: MEFCPNCGKVLLPKHGILHCYECGYEKKLTKDEKKDYVIEQDVSDKQDIVVTGDKVNTLPTTKGLCYRCGNRELEWWMVQMHHSDEAETRFYRCTKCGNTWRRSN